A genomic window from Xyrauchen texanus isolate HMW12.3.18 chromosome 31, RBS_HiC_50CHRs, whole genome shotgun sequence includes:
- the LOC127624656 gene encoding growth hormone receptor-like codes for MDTVLFICILFINAGAIQTVQGHTTVLPHLTGCFSRELITFHCQWEPGSLQNLTEPGDLRLFYMLEKDSRKSERKWSECPNYSSSRKNECYFNSSNTIIWYPYGIQLRSRSLDIVYDEMSFNVEDIVFPDPPVGLNWTLLSMGSSGIICDVVVSWEPPPSAAENVKTGWILLVYQTQYREKGSEQWNSLENGKETLAYLYGLRSNTEYEVRVRSKMRGYKFGDFSDSIFLLIPDKESRVPITAVLIFAAVGIGIILMLVVVSCQQKLMVILLPPVPGPKIKGIDPMLLQKGKLSKFTSILGTHTGLRPELYSNDPWVEFIEVDIEEPHECQEELLIANSPVTDSPQMSSGFRDDDSGRASCCDPDLSDHDQTELHHFSVSEHDGFLPLSRAPSGTPQPVAIVPQDMTWTNNLYSQVSDVTQRGAVILSPEDQGILCNTTCHNEALKDNENNKRKELQRLVVFPGERDYTSVLVASVISAQHSQPTTDYSTFTEQSQEQHSAFRELKNMSTETVTSPLSTAFPILAKPTSPEYTMVDGVDWKNSLLLKPNTQIAPQAKAVLKTWPTPEGYLTPELLDNLN; via the exons ATGGACACTGTCCTTTTCATCTGTATCTTGTTCATCAATGCTGGGGCCATACAAACAGTGCAAG GCCACACTACCGTTCTGCCTCACCTGACTGGCTGCTTTTCTCGAGAACTAATTACTTTTCATTGCCAGTGGGAGCCTGGATCTCTCCAGAATCTCACAGAACCTGGAGATTTAAGACTTTTCTACATGTTAGAAAA GGATTCCAGGAAAAGCGAGAGAAAATGGAGTGAATGTCCAAATTATAGCTCGTCGAGGAAAAACGAGTGTTACTTCAATTCCAGCAATACCATTATATGGTACCCTTATGGGATCCAACTACGTTCACGCTCTCTTGATATTGTGTACGATGAAATGTCCTTCAATGTGGAAGACATTG TGTTTCCAGACCCACCTGTGGGACTCAACTGGACTCTTTTGAGTATGGGCTCATCTGGGATAATCTGTGATGTGGTTGTGAGCTGGGAGCCACCCCCCTCTGCAGCAGAGAATGTGAAGACAGGATGGATATTGTTGGTGTATCAGACACAGTACAGAGAAAAGGGTTCAGAACAGTGGAACTCA CTAGAGAATGGTAAAGAAACACTTGCGTATCTCTACGGTCTGCGCAGCAACACTGAATATGAGGTCAGAGTGAGATCGAAAATGAGAGGCTACAAATTTGGTGACTTCAGTGACTCCATCTTCTTACTCATTCCTGACAAAG AATCAAGAGTTCCCATTACAGCTGTTCTTATCTTTGCTGCTGTTGGTATTGGGATTATCTTGATGCTTGTTGTAGTTTCATGTCAACAAAA ACTAATGGTGATTTTACTTCCACCTGTCCCTGGACCAAAAATCAAAGGGATTGACCCAATGCTTTTACAG AAAGGCAAACTGAGTAAATTCACATCAATCTTAGGCACCCACACAGGCTTGCGTCCGGAACTGTATAGCAATGATCCATGGGTCGAGTTTATAGAGGTGGACATTGAGGAACCACACGAGTGTCAGGAGGAGCTCCTAATTGCCAACTCTCCGGTCACTGACTCCCCGCAAATGTCAAGTGGTTTCAGGGATGATGACTCTGGTCGGGCTAGCTGTTGTGACCCAGACCTGTCAGATCATGATCAAACAGAGCTTCATCACTTTTCAGTCAGTGAACATGATGGTTTCCTCCCTCTGTCTCGTGCTCCTTCTGGTACACCACAGCCTGTGGCTATCGTTCCACAAGACATGACCTGGACTAACAACCTATACTCACAGGTCAGTGACGTTACGCAGCGTGGTGCAGTAATACTCTCTCCCGAGGACCAAGGAATACTTTGCAACACCACCTGTCATAATGAGGCTCTTAAAGATAATGAGAACAATAAGAGGAAAGAACTCCAGCGGTTGGTGGTGTTCCCTGGTGAAAGAGACTACACCTCTGTGCTTGTTGCCAGTGTAATCAGTGCCCAACACAGCCAACCTACAACAGACTATTCTACCTTCACAGAACAAAGTCAAGAACAACACAGTGCATTCAGAGAACTTAAAAACATGAGCACTGAAACAGTCACTTCACCTCTGTCCACAGCATTTCCCATTCTTGCAAAGCCTACCAGTCCCGAGTACACCATGGTGGATGGGGTGGATTGGAAAAACAGTCTCCTCTTGAAACCAAATACACAAATAGCCCCACAAGCAAAAGCAGTGCTAAAGACTTGGCCCACTCCTGAAGGATACTTGACTCCTGAGTTACTAGATAACCTTAACTAA
- the LOC127624679 gene encoding coiled-coil domain-containing protein 152-like: MALEKNESTLEEMRRQMREKEKEKQCQIIKLQMEFGAKLARAQSMSLKSQPQTQASGPLPQNIFKRKLQFIQEEKNKEIEALRQRVRELEQQSLHGLIDSRQKRRKN, translated from the exons ATGGCTCTTGAGAAAAATGAATCCACTTTAGAGGAGATGAGAAGGCAGAtgagagagaaggagaaagaaaaGCAATGCCAAATCATTAAACTTCAAATGGAG TTTGGTGCTAAGCTTGCAAGAGCCCAGAGCATGTCGCTAAAGAGTCAGCCACAGACACAAGCTTCAGGTCCTCTGCCACAGAATATCTTCAAAAGA AAGCTCCAGTTCATTCAGGAAGAGAAAAACAAAGAGATTGAGGCTCTGCGTCAGAGGGTGAGAGAGCTGGAACAGCAGAGCCTCCATGGACTGATAGACTCTCGTCAGAAGAGGAGGAAAAACTAA